Genomic DNA from Telopea speciosissima isolate NSW1024214 ecotype Mountain lineage chromosome 2, Tspe_v1, whole genome shotgun sequence:
CGCATTAGAAAGAGCTGTCAGCTTGAACATGCCTAATGCTGTGGTACCAGAAGAGCAGCCCATTGGAGATTCAGATATGGTAGCACCACATGATCAGGGGATAAACCCCTCAAGCAGCAGATCAAAGTCCAGTGGTGGAGGAACTAACTGGGATGAAGTTGTTGAGAAGCTTTTCAACAGAAATAAATCAGGAGAACTTAAACTGAAGAAAGACATTACTGACACAAATTGAAAGATGAATTCATCATCCTCATTGTTGCATGAATTCAGAGGGATTTCTTTGGGCTTGCTTCATTCCTCTTTCTGTTCTTTGGCTTCGTCTGTGTATTAAAATcagagaaagttttccttcaactaTGGAAAATGAAGAATCCCTTAATCACTTATGATTTGACCTTGTGATTGGACTTGTGCTATCCAAAATTCCTACTTCTTATTGTACAGGGTCAAATATTTTTCCTTGGTCCAATCAATGGGACCGATGGCAGTGGTTGGGGGATTCCTCCTTCACCATGGATGAATGAAAACTCAGCCCACTAGAGTTTGAGTTTGTACATTATCTCTATCCTTATCTTTTAGGTGCAATCATATCAACACTAATGCACTAGAACCCATCAAAACTCACCGGAAAAGAATTCATCCAATTCTGCATCAAAAACCCCATCTTGTCTTACAGGAATGGGTAAAGGTGACAAGACGCGAGATGAATGAACATTTCATGCATCTGCCCTTCTTTCGATGATCCTGCCTGTGAGATACTGTGAGCGGTTTGTATTTTAGAACACTCTTGATGTGTGTTTCGAGGGGGTCTTATAAAGTTTGTTCTCCATCAATCAAGTATAGTCTGATCAAGACCCAAGTCATGTATCAATACGCCAATCAGTCCACTAAGTCGATGGATGGGGCTGCGTGCACTGGCCTCGGATGTGCGCTAGACACCCTCCCACAACACAGGGGCACCCATCCGCTTAACCATGCGGGTCAGAAAACTAGAAACTTGAGTCTGCACTGCAACACCATTCTACCAGTGTATTAAATTTGATAATCAGCTGATTGGCGTTTGCAAGGTTCCTAAGAAGCTAAACTCTAAGCCATCAAGACCAGCAAGGATGATTTCATCGGTAAAAAAACAGCGAGGATAAGAAATTGAATGGTAGCAGCATGTTTCGGACAAGTGCCCCTGAGCCAATCAGGCCCTGCGTGAAGCCTGGCACAAGCAGCACAAATAGGTATGGTCGGGATCAGGGgtgtaaaaatttaaaagaatgATACCAAGCCTGTCTAAATAATGACACTAAACAGCAAACATCTTCGTGGAACAGAACCTAAAATCCAGAAACCGATACAAGCATTAGAGAAGCCCCAAAACAGAATTGATCAACCATTTTACTTTCACTTTGGTACAGGTTTCAAGAATCCGAATCAGATCAGTCAAATCAGCCTATTCGGATCAGAATCAGTCAAGCCTGATCTCCATTCCACCCAACCCATGATACGTTTGGGTAGATTTCGATGACTTATACAACTCAAGGAATCAATCTTTAACCAAGCTTTGATAccataataattattttttttttttaaaatagactGTTAACATGAGAATGAAAAAGCTAAAGCCCCCATAAAGTAAGGCAAGTATACACAACGttatcaaaaccaaaaataccataGAATAAAGAACAGACAACTAATATACACAAATCAAGGTATTGAAGGATCTTACACTAACTACTTTGTCCACATTAAGATTACTTCAAATTCTAATAGATTAGAACCTGAATTCTAACCAGGAGCGAAGCATATGAACATAACAACCCAAAAAATTTACCACTGTAACAATGCCCCATTGCCAACTTCTGTATACAGCTCATTCTGCTAATCTTCTAACTACCCAATAATGTTTCAGTTCAGATATCTGATAAGAACTAGGATGTTTGCATTGCTTCAGCATGGTAGCTATCCAATTCTTTATCCAAGTCGTCAGATGACTTCTCAACAGGTTGCTTCCTCCCCTGGCCACGTCCCCGACCACGAACACGGCCACGGCCACGGCCACCGCTACCGCCACGACCACGGGCACGACCATGCCAGGGAACCCCACGGCCCCACCTGCCACAACAGGATTAAGAAATGTAATTAGCTGCACATTTCTTGACATTGAATTGTCATGgttcaaaacacaaaaacacgCTAATATTGTCGATCATTAATAAATGTAAGTCACCAATATTGTGGTTACCCAGCTCAACTTGTAACAGAAAAAGAACTCTGATGCTGGCAAGAATTTTAAGGGTTTTTATGGACTTGTCCCATCAAATTTCGGGAAAGGAAAAGGTATTTGATGCAGGACCTATCCAGCTTACATCCCGTAACATAAAAGAGCACTGTTTCGCAGCTAATCCGAGGCTATAAAGGAGAGTATCAGATGCACTCGAATGACTGGAAAGTTGAGTATATAACTCATCCAATAGGGCCTAAATACACCAGTAACTGAATACAGACATTAAAGGAAGCGATAAAAAAAGGGAGTTATTTTGGTGCTTGCAGTTTCTCTGCTCACTCGTCCGGGCCAGTCTTGTTCAAAGCACATCTCCCTTCAAAGGTATCATTTCCTGCATGCCTGGGCCTTTCATTGTAAGATTCTAACACATGAAGAAGACAATAACATAAAGGATACCATGTTATGTAGTACATTCATTATGAATTAGCTACAGAGGTATAATAATATCAGTCTCTAGAAGTATGCTAAGGGGTAGAGCTTAGACATGGTTGGAGAGCTTATGCATTTTTTATGGTGAGCATGTTCTAATTAGAAAAAGAAGGCTTATGCAATTATTATGGCAAACATGCTTTAATTAGAGAAAGAAGGCTTTATAGAGAATGTTCTAGTCTACAACTTAATGGGCTATATcgaaagaaaagaaaccaagGGTATCTAAAAGTTTCTGATCCTGGATCACATGAAGAATTATTCTTTTAGGCTCTCTGTATAGAAGAGTTCATAGAGATCAAGAGCAAGaactaaaaacataaaagatcCAACGTATTGTTCCTATGCATAAGCCTCACTACAAAATAAGCTGTACCAAACTTCAACTATTCCATTTCCGTGACTTACTATgaattctaaaaaataaaaatcatagacTTCATACTTAAAACTCAATCAGTATTTAAAAGCTTAATTTTTAAGTAAGCTACAatagtaaaatagtaaatacagaaactaaaaacaataaaattggGCTGGCTTCTGgtaaaataattattatttatttggtaaAAAATATTAACAGAATTTACCCAAAATAGTAAAAGAAGAATTGACTTAAAATAATAAGTTGGGATAAAACCCTGAAAATACTAATCACATAAGTAGTAATACCACCATGCTTTGCCATgcaaaaaacccaaaactaaATCGATGACTGATTAATACCCAACTGGGCTTGGTTCCACACCATGCACGTGCAATTATGTGTGAATAATAGTTTCTTTAACGTAAAACATTATATTTGGCACCATGcagatattttttttcttgaacaaGATTGATGGGTTTCCATCTTACATACAACACTGTGCCTTCAATTTTACAATATGTTAATACTTAATCCATAAATGAACGTTGGATCGCCAACACCATGAACAAACTCAAACATCTGAACAGCATTAAGAACTGTATGTCCACTGTCCAACCCATTAACTAGTCCATGATCCGAAGCTCATGTAGACCTCTTACATGTTAAAGAGTCATTCATAGTGATTCCAGACCCAGTGGGCAACAGATGAACTACACGACTAGCATGACAGATCAGAAAATTTTCATATTCATAATAGTTCCAATCATTTAAAGTCTATAAAATTTAGTAACTCTTGAATAAAAGGCAACAGTTCTTTAGATTCTATATGACCAAAAAAATGACTACTTGAATGAAATAACTTACCCAGAACCACGATTTGCTGGAACAGAACCTCCACCTCGACGCACTTGAGGCCTGTTAAAACATCATGTGTCAGACAAAAACACAATCTTTCAGTGAGATAGAATGATATAAAAACCTCAAGCGATGACTTTTTGTTTGGCAAACAATTTGGAGGCATTAAACTTTCCATTAATTCTACAAAGATACGATAATGGTAGAACCTCAAGATTTTTTGTTATTGATAGCCGGTGGGTGACAATAAAtagaagggtaaattacacttcACGCCCTgtttttcaaacgaaactcagatcacaccctggtttttgaaaaaactcaattcaccccctctacagtaacggtgtaaGTCTGCTGTtggttattggtgtgaaaggactattttatccttgtactaaaacattataattaaatttacaatacacTGCTAAAggatagtttagggatttaaatttatttaactgggtgacatcatcacttaacggCATAAACGCATAAAATTAACGtcagggactaatttgtcatattggtgtctaaatcaaggggtgatttgagttttttcaaaatccagggggtgatctgagtttcatttgaaaactaggggatgacgtgtaatttaccctaaatagAACACCAAAATAAAGTTATCCTGTTTAACAATTTTTGTAAGCAGATCTTGCCTCCTAACTATTTTGGAATGAGACTTACAAGAGGGGGGgcaattgaagaaattgatcTTTGAAAtacacaaattaaaaaaataaaaagcacaAACtgtcaaaataataaaatcctacATTGTGCTAACTACCTAAACCTACCACATGAATACTAACCAAGATGTTATCCATATTCGACCCCTCATATCAATCATTTGCCTGTTCCAATTTTATAAATCCCCAAGTCTGTACCCAAATATAACCAAGATGTAGATCTGCTCATCCAAGGATTGAGAGATCCATGGGGCTCCCAATCCAAATCAGAGCCACTTCATGCCCAATTTGTATTTGCGACCaaagaaataacaaagaaaaattgaaatacCAGAACTATAATATACAAACAGCGAAGGGAGCAAGAAATATCACATACGTCATAACAAccgttctctttcctcttccatTTGCTGCTCCAATTACATTCACCCGAGCTGAAACAGGAATTTCCAGATTGGTGCCAATGAGTTCAATCTTCATTGGCTTCCCATCCAGTATAACATTATTATATCGCTTAACAGCCGCTAATGCATCACTTCTTCTAACAAACACCACCTCGGCCGTACCCTGCAGATGAATAAACACCACCAAATTTGAATTGTCATTTAGAAAATCAAGACCCTTGAACAAAATAATAACACTCAGCTTaagttattatttttctttctaaacAATATTCAGACTAGTAAGTACAAAAAATTAGCAACCAGAACTACAAAGACTGGAATAGATTATGATAGAAATCTGTTCCTTCGTGATTTGGTGTCTGTCATTTTAGTTTTTGAGGTTTTGAGTCCCTTTGggactttcttttctttgtcatTGCTATGCTGCGGTTGTTGTATATTTAATGTGATATTGTTCTATCAATAAAATTGTtacttaacccccccccccccaaaaaaaatctccacATGAAAGAAACTATATAGCTCAATAAGATATATTGGTGCAGCAAAAAATAGACTTTAACAACAGAAACTGCAACTACAAAACAACATAATTCCAGTAACAAATGGATATTGATAAAACAAACATATAAGTGGATTTAATTTTCCACTCCACAGGTTTGTAATTTGCTGAAGCACAATCTGGGAGCAAATGAATCTatattttgacctttttttcttaaagtagaatcttttttctttctaattttccTTTCAGATCCAAAAAATGGGTGGGATTGTATTTGAAAGGCCTCCCAACATCTTCCACCACATTTGCTTCAATCACCGCACTCAATAAAGTCACACTACTCATTCCTATCTTCTGATAGTTTCCTTTAACTTATTTTTATGTGTGTCCATGCACCCTATTTTCACACACATAAttttcaagggtagtttagaaattttttttaatgctttgtTTCGTCACTTGGCAAATTTTATTTAGATCGAAAACTGACATGTGAATACGAAATCCACAGGTCTACCAGTATACAAAATACAAGGAATGTGAACCAGTCTCTAAGCTAGAATAGCTGAGTAGAAGCTACATCACAATGCCTCCTGTTTGAAAAAAGCAAACAGAGATACTTTGGCTGCTTTGATTGTTTCAAAACGTTTTTATGAGCATCATCTATTGAAATCCTCCATTCTCTAGATACGTTTAGCTAGCCTATTCTAGGGGGCTTGAGAGAAGAGAACCCATCGGAAAGCCGACCAAAGCTATGCAAGTTTGTGAATAGATACAGGAAAAGAAAACGACaacaaagaaaggggaaaggaTCTTCTCTTCTCACCTTCATTCTCCAGGTTGCAGTGGCCGTCGATTTTGTTTGTGCAACCCTAGAGTTTCAAGAAAGGGGAAGGGCAGGAGAAATCTTCGAGAGTTGCAGCGCTCATTGAGAGTTGCAACGTCCAGTCGCTCTTCGAGAGTTGCAGCAGCCATCAAGAGTTGCAACGGTTGTCCTCCTTCCCTTCATATTGAGCAGAGGACAGAAGCTCTTCTCTTCTCACCTCCGTTCTCCACAGACTGGATATGGTAGAAAGATATGGAAATAGGGTTTTGTTATATTTTAATGCCAAAATACAGAAATAACCCTCACTCACTTAAGTGAAGCTGGCGTTTCTCTGCCATTTTGCCAGAAGCGTTTCTGACATGCAGAAACACCACATTGGTGTTTCTCAAATGTGGATCAAAAGTGTGCCAAGTGCAAATTACTGAAACACCTCCTTGAAACCCTCATTACTGTGCTGCTGATTCCTTCCGAGCTGTCGATTCTTGAAACCCCGAAGAGATATGGTATTGGCAGGCTCACCTCCCTGAAACTGTGCATGCCAGCACATCCCACCTGACCTTACGGGTCCATGTAAAGCTGCAAATTCAggaactttaaaaaaaaaaactgcttcAGATGTGCTGCAGGGTGTTTGAATGAAAAGAGGTTGAAGACGACAGGTGTTTGGTGCTAGAGTTTATGtgttaggggtatatttgtctcTGTCTCTATTATAAGCCatagagttgtaattttacattttattcttttttttatcttttacctccttagggagtcCTATGTAATTTCCTTAAGAGTTATTAGTGAAGTAAATATAGGAGTCAGGAGAGGTTTTCTCTCCAACTCACgcttctctcaatctctcttcttcttcctctcttctcttcccttctccttctccttctccttctttgccGCAAGTCACTTCTCTATTACCTAGAACCGATCCAACTAGAGTTCTAACTTGGTATGCCCTCTAGTTTGAGAGTCGACTCAGTCTAGTTGGTTCTtctctcacctctctttggaaccctaagagGATAAAGGGTTCCACTAGAGGCTGTAATAAGTAAGCATACCTTCCTACATTCTTTGGACTGCTGTGTGTTGGTTGTTGGAAGTGTTTAGTTCCCTTTTTTCATCAAAAGTGTGCTCTCGGTTTCCCTGTAGCTTGCTGATTTGATTCTTGTGCTTGGGTTGAGGTTGCTCCCCACTTGTGCAAGACTATATTGAGTCTTTTTTGTCATATTTTCCACCATAACTAGAAATGACTCTGAAGTTAGTGGGTCTTTGGGAGATATACTAGTGGCAGCTCAAGTGGAACTCTCCCCACCATGGCTgtctttgataaccccaacacccaactTTCTATTGTGAAACtcgacaataccaactacttggattggtctcgATAGGTGAAGTTATCCATGAATggtaggggaaagttggggtatATTACAGGCTCCATCAAGGCGCCTGCTTCTATTGAGCCAGACTATCTAAAGTGGGAGACAaagaactccactgttatgaccTGGCTGATATACTCCATGAAGCATGAGATAAGAAGAAGATTTATGAGTAAGGAAACTACGAAGGATATTTGGGACAGTGCCTCCAAAGTTTTTTATAGGGTTGGTGATTCGGCAAAGgtgtatcaaatcctccaaaaaataaTCCATATGAAACAAGGTGATCGGAGCATATGTAACTATTATAATACTGTTATAAGCTTGTGGGACGAATATGACCACTAAAGCAATCTCCAGCTGTCTAATTCTGAAGATGAGGCCAAAGTCTACagcaaacaagaaaaagaaaggattcTTATTCTActtggtggtcttaacccaAAGTTTGAGCCACTTTGCTTGCAAATCTTAGGGAGGTCTCCTCTCCCATCACTGGATGAAGTGTGTAGAAGTGTGTAGCTACttgcagagtgaggagactagCAGAGGATCCATGGACATTGCACCATCACTGAGGAGATCTACTCtcgtttctagttcccaccgcGACCAGAGAGGTGGAGGGAGAGGTtgagacagatttaaatgtgaccattgtggaaAGTTAGGGCATACTAAGCACAGGTGTTGGGCCCTTCATGGGCAGCCTCCTAGTGGGCGTGGTGAATCATCTGGTACCCGAGGTGGTAAGATCGTGGGAGCTCGAGCCCATTTTGTGACAGCTGATACAGAGTCACCTGGACCACAGCCTGATCCTAATTCTCTCTCCAGAGAAGATATTGCAGCACTACGTCGGATGATGTCCCGACTTGGTCAATCTTCTACTGCTCCTGCAACGTCAGACTCAACATCAGCCTTGTAGGCCTCTACATCTCCCCCTCCACTGCTCCCACTTGGGTCGTTGACTCTAGTGCCACAGATCATATGATTGGTATGTCTCAATGTTATGACTTTTATTCTATTTGCTCCAGTAAATATAATGTTAGAGCTGTCGATGGtcctctttcctctatctctggtaagggcaATGTTCGAGtcacttcttctctttctcttgattTTGTACTTCATGTTCCCAATTTTACCACTAACCTATTATTTGTCAGTCATTTAACCAAGTCTTTGAACTgctgtgtcactttctttccttctcattgtctcttccaggatttggtgacaaagagggttattgacAATGGACATGAGTAGAAAGGACTCTACTTTCTGGAGCCCCAACCACCTGCTTTGCCTGTTTTGCCTATTTTCCTGCTGCTAAGTCCTATGTTTGTGGCCAGACTAATAGGATTACTGTGGATGCtgtgatgctttggcatcaacgtttaggTAACCCATCTTTTGTTCttatgaggaaacagttgcctcacttgtttacttctttttcttcttctcatgtttttcagtgtgaactatgtatttttgctaaacattgttgCACATCTTATccctatcatggtaatagatccactgttccttttcatattgtgcattctgatgtttggggacccgcTCCCACTACTTTGTCTGGATACCatcattttgtttcatttgttgatgactactcCAGGACCACTTGGACCttttaatgaaacaaaaatgtGATGTTCATGATGCTTTCAAGAATTTCTATCAATTAATTTTTACTCAATTGGGTACCCGCATCCAGATATTCTGCTCcgataaaagggggggggggagtacatCTAttgggggctccaacagtttttTAATTGATCATGGTATTATCCACCAAATTGCATGTGTTGATACACCTCAatagaatggtgtggctgaaagaaaaaaccgccatctATTGGAGGTCACTAGAAATCTTCTTTTCAGCATGCATGTTCCCCAGACCTTTTGGACTAATGCACTCCTTGTTGCTGCCTTTCTCATCAATAGGATGCCAACTCTGCTACTTTGCTCCAAATCCCCTCTAAGAACTCTGCTTCCTCAGACATCTgcctttcctcttcctcccaaggtatttggatgtgtctgctatgtccatgtcaataaatcgGCTAGGACtaagcttgatcccaaggcCCTCAAGTGCTTCTTCATTGGTTATTCATCTtctaccaaggggtataagtgctatcatcccGCTTCCCGAAGGCgctttctctccaaagatgtcactttctttgagtctatacCCTTCTTCACTCCTTCTCATCAGCATCCTTTTTAGAAAGAGAATAGAAGgaatgaagaggatgttgatatccctttcctcccacctttgcctacttcCCCATTTCTGTTTGATAATGGGAAACCTAAAGAAGGGGTTGTTACTGATATTAGTGATCAAGAGGCAGTTGTTGAAagtggtaaggagaaggattagcACATTCAGTACAAAAAAGGTGCATGCTTGAAGAGTacaggaaagaagacctgccaagagcccTCTTTGGGGCCACATCCTGAGCTCCATCCTCCTTAGTCAGGCAATCTTCTTTCTGATTTAGATCTCTCAATTGCTactagaaagggaaaaagagctggcactaatcctattgcccagtttgtttcctatgatgctatctccactacaggtcttgcctttaccACTGCTCTCTTATCTACTACTATTCCCAAGAATCTTACTGAGGCTATATCTGACCCGAAATGGAAGAAGGCCATGTTagaggaaatgatggctcttgagaagaatggtacatgGACTCTTGTTGATCTTCTCAAGGGGAGAGTTTcagttggatgcaagtgggtctatacaatcaaataCCGATTAGATGGTACAGTTGATAGATACAAGGCTCGGTTGgtagccaaggggtacagtcaagtttaTGGTATTGATTaccaagagacttttgctcctgtgGACAAGCACAATTCAATCAGAGTCCTCCTATCAGTGGCAGCCAACAAAGAATGGCCATtgtatcagttagatgtgaagaacgcttttcttcatggtgatctagaagaggaagtgtatatgcaaCTCCACCTAGTTTCAAGTCTCCTCCAACAGAAGGGAAAGTGTCTTCTTAAGAAGGCactttatggtctcaaacagtcacccaaagcttggtttgagaggtttcgACAGACCATTCTAAGGAATAGATATTCCCAGAGTCAgcctgaccacaccttgtttatccggagaggtaatggtacagtcACTGCTCTTATTGTTCATGTTGATAATATTGTTATGACTGGGAATGACGAAGATGAGATAAAGAGGTTAGAATCTTAGCTGGCCGAAcagtttgaaataaaggatcttggacttctgaaatatttcttggggattgaagtatcaagatCAAAGAAGGGCATCAATATTTGCCAACGGCAATTTGTTTTGGACCTATCAAAAGAGACAGGAATGTTAGGATGTAAACCAAACAACTCCCCATTTGATTAGAATCACAAACTTAGTGCAGACTGTGGTTCTCCTCTTGTAGATGCAGGGAAATACCAGAAGCTGGTTTGGAAATTAATCTACCTCGGCCAGACATCagttatgcagttggagtggtgagtcagctcatgcatgctcccaaaagTGGCCACCTTGATGCTGTCTGTCGCATCATCAGGTACTTGAAATCCTCTTCAGGAAAAGGCCTTCTATATGCTAGACATAGTCACTTGAGGATAGAGGGCTACACTGATGCAAATTGGGTTGGTTCTATTTCTGATAGACAATCTACTTCCGGTTATTGTACCCTTGTGGGTAGTAACCTtgttacatggaggagtaagaaacaactagttgtagctagatccagtgcaaaGGCTatatttagagccatggctcatggggTGTGTGAACTTAGCTGGCTGAGGCGAttggttcaagaattggggtttgagtgTGAGAGACCTATGCAGCTCTACTGcgataacaaggctgctataagtattgctcataaccctattcaacatgatcgaacaaagcacattgaagttgataggcacttcatcaaagagaagccgGATTCAGGTTGCATTTGTACTTCATTTGTGCAGACCGGTGATCAATTGGCAAACATTTTCACTAAGGGCCTTATCCCTAACCAGTTCAGTACTAttctatgcaagctgggaatatATGACAATtattctctagcttgagggggagtgttagaatttATGtgttaggggtatatttgtctcTGTCTCTATTATAAGCCATAGAGTTataattttacattttattctctttttatcttttacctccttagggagtcCTATGTAATTTCCTAAGAGTTATTAGTGAAGTAAATATAGGAGTTAGGAGAGGTTTTCTCTCCAACTCACGATTCTCTcaatatctcttcttcttcctctcttcacttcccttttccttctccttcttgctGCAAGTCACTTCTCTATTACCTAGAACCGATCTAACTTAGAGTTCTAACTTTTGGATGAAGAGAGATTGAAGAAAACAGGTCCTCCTCTCCTGTAAATGatgataattattttttta
This window encodes:
- the LOC122650156 gene encoding THO complex subunit 4D-like; the encoded protein is MATSLDMSLDDLIKSRSTSERGRGGRGRAMRGRGRGQVTGRSFGRGRTGGNRRGALRVNARTSSYAIAKSFSRPKDFTWQHDLFEDSLMAAGISGIESGTKLYVSNLDYGVSNEDIKELFFEIGELKRYAIHHDRNGRSSGTAEVVFVRRSDALAAVKRYNNVILDGKPMKIELIGTNLEIPVSARVNVIGAANGRGKRTVVMTPQVRRGGGSVPANRGSGWGRGVPWHGRARGRGGSGGRGRGRVRGRGRGQGRKQPVEKSSDDLDKELDSYHAEAMQTS